The DNA sequence TATTTTTACAACATGATTTCGCCGCAAGATTTTCAAAAGCTCAAATATGATACTCTTAAGTATTTCTGGGGTTATACCGACTTCAGAGATGCTCAAGAAGAAATTATTAACGCTGTCATTAATGAAAAAGACACTTTGGTTCTGTTACCCACAGGAGCAGGAAAATCTTTATGCTATCAATTACCCGCTTTACTGAAAGAAGGAACCTGCCTGGTAGTTTCTCCCTTACTTGCACTAATGAAAGACCAAGTAAATCAGCTTAAATCCCGTGGTATAGAAGCAGAATATCTTTCCTCTGAACTGGATGAATATGATGCGGAAACAATTTACGACCGCTGTAAAGAAGGCCTTACCAAATTACTCTATGTTTCTCCTGAAAGACTTACCAATACTCAGTTTATTCAGAACATGCAGGAAATTCAGTTATCCTTTATTGCAGTTGATGAAGCTCACTGTATCTCAGAATGGGGTCAGGATTTTAGACCAAGTTATCAGAATATTAAAGGATTCAGAAGCAATAATCCTGAGATCCCTTGTCTTGCCCTGACAGCCACTGCAACACCAAAAGTCCTGGAAGAAATCAAAAATAAACTGGAGCTTAAGAAACCCTTTGTTTTCCAAAAAAGTTTCAAGAGAGAGAACATTAAAATATTTACAGATGAAGTAGCTGATAAATTCCAACGTGTTTTTGATATTCTAAAATACAGTAATGATTCTGGAATTGTATATGTAAGAACCAGAAAAGAAGCTGAACTGCTGGCAGAATTTTTGAAAAAAAATCAACTGAAAAATGTAGATTATTTTCATGCGGGCCTAACCACCAAAGAAAAAAATGCCAGACAGAATCTTTGGAACAACAGTGACAATCATGTTCTTATTTCCACCAATGCCTTTGGAATGGGTATTGACAAAGATAATGTACGATTTGTAATCCACTACTCTCCTGCCGCCTCCCTGGAAAACTATTATCAAGAAATCGGAAGAGCCGGAAGAGATGGAAAAGACAGTTTTGCCTTCATGCTTTGGAATAAACAGGAACTCCTGAATTTTGATCAGATCTTAAAAAACCAAACACCCAACAAAGCAGAATTTTTAAAGATCATCAGCTACCTCTACTCTATTTTCCAGGTAGCAGAATTTGAGCTTCCTGAAAAAACATTCCAGCTGAATACTCTTGGGATACAGAATTTCACAAAACTGTCGAAAGCAAAAATCAACAACATACTTAATTTTCTGCACAACCAGGAAATTATCTACTACAATGAAAACAAAAGCCTGTCTTCTCTCGAACTATTTATCAAAGCAGACGAGATAGATCAGCTACCACAAAAAGATGCTTATTTCATGGAGCTTCTTTTCCGTACGATATCCGGTATTACTACCCATAAGGTAATGTTCAGCGAACAGCAGGTAAGCAATAAAATCAATGTCAGTGTCCCTTTGATCAAAGAACGTCTTAAGGAACTGCAGCAAAAGAATTACCTTGAATATATTGATGGCGCGCTGTCCAGTATTAAATTCCTGAAACCCCGCGATGAAAGAGCGGTAAATAGTGCGTATTGGAAGTTGTTTGAACATATTCAGAGAAATAAAATCCAGAAATGGGAAGAGATGAAGTTTTATGCAGAAAATAATGAATACTGCAAAATGAAACTCATCCTGGCCTATTTTGGTGAAAAAAATTCAAAAAACTGTGGCCAATGTTCTGTTTGTGAAAAAAATAAACAGTCAATGTTTGGTAAAAATATTTCCCAGCAGATCATTAATTTATTAGCTAAAAAGCCGTCAACAATTGAAGAGCTTTCTATACAGTTGAGCTATCATTCTAAAGAGAATATCTTAGAAAACCTTATTTTTCTTTTAGATTCCGGAAAGGTAAGAATGCTGAACTTCAGAACGTACGAGCTTAATCATCAATAATGAGCAATGAGCAATAATAAGAATAGAATATTTTTTAATTAAAAAATAAAATATACTCATCCTATCTCTAAAACTCTACTACTCTCAGACTTTAACACCCTTCGACTCTCAGATCAAAAACTTATCTTTGTAGTATGAAATCATTGAAAGTCGTTTTTTTAGGGACTCCTGAGTTTGCAAAAACATCTTTGGAGGCAATCCATCAATCTCACCATCAGGTGGTAGGTGTTGTAACTGTAGCTGATAAAGCAAGTGGACGTGGACAGAAAATTCACCAATCCCCTGTAAAAGTCTATGCTGAAGAAAACAATATCCCTGTTTTTCAGCCGGAAAAGCTGAGAAATCCTGAATTTTTGGAAGAACTTAGAAAACTGGATGCTGATGTTTTTGTAGTAGTGGCTTTCAGAATGATGCCTAAAGTTCTTTTTGAAATGCCTAAAATGGGTACCTTCAATCTTCATGCTTCTTTACTGCCAGATTACAGAGGAGCAGCTCCCATCAACTATGCAGTCATTAACGGTGAAGAAAAATCAGGAGCAACTACTTTCTTTATTAATGAAAAAATTGATGAAGGTAATATTCTTCTTCAGCAGGAAATAGAAATTTTACCTGACGAAAATGCAGGAAGCCTTCATGACAGACTCATGGAAGTGGGTTCAAAACTCGTAGTGAAAACATTAGACGGTCTTGCTGAAAACGCTATTGAAGAAAAACCTCAGCCACAGGTAGAACATCCTAAAAATGCTTATAAAATTTTCAAGGAAGATACCAGAATCAAGTGGGATCAGTCTTCAAAAACCATTCATCAGTTTATTCTGGGAATGTCTCCTTATCCTGCAGCTTTCACAACTTTAAAAATTGAAAACGAAGAAAAAGGATTAAAGATATTCGGTGGCAAATTTGAACTTTCTGACCATGGAAAACCGGTAGGAACTTTAGATATTTCCAAAAATGAATTTAAAATCTATACTCAGGACGGAATTTATTATCCTCTGGAACTTCAGTTGGAAGGTAAAAAAAGAATGACTGTAAAGGATTTTTTAAATGGTTTCAGGAATTTCGATGGAATCACATTAAACTAAGAATAAGATTCAGATCATTATCTTACTATACAAAAGCCATAAAAGTATTTGAAATAAAACTTTTATGGCTTTTTAAATTTTATATCATTAAAAAAGGCTTAGGAAATCCTAAACCTTTTATATTGTAAACAGTTAAAACTTATCGTTGACTATTCAATTTATTATAGTTGAACCATCTCGGTAACCTCTACATCGTATCCTCCAACCTGAGGTTTGATATTAGGATTTTGAGTGATTACTTTGAACTTATTAATTCCTAAATTCTTTAAGATCTGCGTTCCAATTCCATAATCTCTGTAATTGTACGCTAAAGTAGGATGCTGCTCCTGACCATCCTGATAGTTCAGAAACTGCTGAAGTTTTCTCAATGTATTTTCAGAATTAGAAACGTTATTGATAAAAATGATCGCTCCTTTTCCAGCTTCATTTACCATACCGGTTACTTTTTCCAATAATGGCTTTTCACCGTTATTTAATCTTGTCAACACATCGAAATAAGAATCAGAAGACTGTACTCTCACTAAAACCGGCTCATCTACGGTCCATGCTCCTTTTGTCAGTGCAAAGTGGATCTGATCATTAGAAGTTTCTCTGAAAGCATAAAAATCAAAATCACCGTAGTGCGTTTTCACTTTTTTCTCTTCAAGTCTTTCAACCAGGTTACCTTTTTTAAGCTGATAATGGATCAGATCTTCAATAGAAACAATCTTCATATCGTGTTTCTGAGCGAATGCATGAAGTTCAGGCAGACGGGACATAGTACCATCCTCATTCATGATCTCACAGATTACTCCACCTTCTTTTAGCCCTGCTAAATTCGTAAGATCGATAGCAGCTTCAGTATGTCCGGCTCTTTTCAATACTCCTCCTTTTCTTGCACGAAGCGGGAAAATGTGGCCAGGTCTCATAAAGTCTGTAGGTTTGGATTTTTCATCCATCAGTGCTAAAATTGTTTTTGCTCTGTCTCCTGCAGAAATTCCGGTAGATGTTCCGTTTCCTAAAAGGTCAACCGATACGGTAAAAGCAGTTTCTTTAGGATCGCTGCTTCTGCTTACCATCACTTCAAGCCCAAGCTCATCACATCTTTTTTCAGGAAGCGGCATACAAATAAGCCCTCTTCCATGAAGAGCCATAAAATTGATAATTTCCGGTGTTGTCAACTCTGCTGCGCAAAGAAAATCTCCTTCATTTTCTCTGTCTTCATCATCTACTACTATGATTATTTTACCATTTTTAAGGTCTTCAATAGCCTCTGGAATAGTATTTAATTTAATATCGGACATTTTTACTTTTTATTTTTGCAAAGATACTCATAAAAATAAGCATCTGCCAATTAATTATGAAGGGTTTATTACGCTTCGGATAAAGAGTTCACAGCCTCTCTGAAAATTTCGTAAGATCTTAATCTTTTCTGATGGTCGTAGATATGGGAGTTGATCATCAGTTCATCCACCTGGAATTTTTCCTGAAAATTTTTAAGCTTTTCCTGAACTTCATCCTGATCTCCGATAAAAGTATATCTCAGTTTCTGCAGAACCATGGATTTTTCCATTGGTGACCAGATTTCGTCCATATCGTCAACAGGCGGAGCAAAAGGCTTTCTGTCGTTTCTTACAATATTGATGAAGGCCTGGAATAAAGTAGTAGAGATTTTATGTGCTTCCTCAGAGGTTTCTGCTGCTACGCCATTTACGCAGGCAATAATATAAGGCTTATCCAGATATTTTGAAGGCTCAAAATGTTCTCTGTATATTTTAAAAGCCATTTCCATCTGCTCCGGAGCAAAATGTCCCGCAAATGCATAAGGTAAGCCAAGTTCCGCAGCCAGCCATGCACTATCTGTACTTGATCCCAGAATATAAATGGGAACATCCAGCCCTTCCCCAGGAATAGCACGAACCATAGCATCTGAATTTTCCTTAGAAAAATAACGCTGAAGTTCCAGAATCTGTCTTGGAAACTGTTCATTAATAATAGCAGGATTTCTTCCCAATGCCTGAGCCGTCAATCCGTCAGTTCCGGGTGCTCTTCCAACCCCAAGATCTATTCTTCCGGGAAAAAGAGACTCCAGGGTACCGAACTGTTCTGCAATAATCAGAGAGCTGTGGTTCGGAAGCATAACACCGCCGGAACCCACTCTGATTGTCTTCGTTCCGTTGGCAATAAAACCGATCAGAACTGAAGTAGCCGAGCTCGCAATACTTTCCATATTGTGATGCTCTGCCAGCCAAAATCTTTTATAGTTTAAATTTTCAGCATGGTTCGCTAATGATAAGCTGTCCTGAAAAGTATCGTGAATGCTTTTGCCTTGCTTTACCGGTGCAAGATCTAAAACAGAAATTTCAAAATTTTTCATATTGAGATGTTAATTTTTCTTTGGTCTGAAAAAACCATACAAATTTAAAACATAAAATCTGCATTAGTTACTTTTTGTAATTAATAAAACCGATCGGTTAATTCAGGGAAAAACTATTGGAATTAAAATTTTCTTTAGTTGATTTTAGTTATATGATTTTTGAATAAATACTTTACTAAAATTTATAGAATTCAACAATAATAATTCAATAAAAAGAGAAATATTTATTATATTCGTATACCAAATCATTAAAAAAACTTTAATATGAACAAAAAAACCAATGGGCTGTTTTCTCAGAAAATATTCTCAAAAAGAACTGTCCTTATGAGCATTATTATGACTGCAGTTCTAACATCATGTAGTAAGAATAATGAAGAAATCACTTCAGAAGCTCAAACCAATGCTTTCAATGTTAAAAACGTTAAAAAAGGACAAATGAATGGTCAGGAAATCACTTATGAAAGAAAAAACGGAATGAATTTTTTCCAGGGAGATATTGTTTTGTCCGACAAACAACTGGCAGAAGGTAGTGAAGCCAATAAGGGCGGCGCTAGTTTTTCAAGATGGCCAAACGGTAAAATTTATTACACCATTGCCAGTAACATGGGCTCTATCAATGTCAATAAAATCAATTCTGCAATCAGCGAGTACAACAACAAAACCAATACTCAGTGGATCTACCGCACTAATCAGTCTAATTATGTTGAATTTATTTTTGGAAGTTCATCAGGATCGGATGGCTGGGCTCATATCGGTTATCAGGGAGGAAAACAAACCGTTTCTCTGGACCAGTATATTTCTGTAGGATCGGTAATTCATGAAATGGGACATACAGTAGGACTTTATCATGAGCATACCCGTAAAGACAGGGATCAATATGTAAAAATCCTGTGGAACAATATCCAGAGCGGGCAGTCTTATAATTTCAATATCTATAACTCAGGAACGGATATTGGCCCTTTTAATATTAATTCCGTGATGATGTACTGGCCGACTTCTTATTCTAAAAATGGACTGCCAACTATCACAAGAGCGGATAATTCGAACTTTACGTATAACAGAACCGGTTTTACAACAGGAGATATTAATACAATCAACACAATGTATCCTTAATTTTCAGGAACATGTGTAAATAAAAGAAAGAACTCTTATGAGTTCTTTTCTTTTTTATAATTATAATGATTGATCAGAATCCTGATTTCATTGAATTCAAAATGACTAGGGAGTGCGCTCTTCCACTCTGTGAGGGTTTCGTGCGGATTTTTGTAGAATTCATCCTCAAAAGCCCTGATTTTATCTGAAGTGATGACTCTTGCAATATCCAGCAATCCCTGTTCTGCAAATTTGGCTAAATGGCCAATCACCGTTTCTTTTACCAAACCTCTTTCCAAAGCAATTTCACCGATAGTTTTTCCCTGTTCAAACAACTGGAACGTTAAAACCTGAGATGGAACTTTAGCGATTTTCAGATTGATTTCTTTATCGTTCTTTTCATCTAAAAGTTTAGTTTCCAGAAGATAAATTTCTCTTAAACTATTCAGGTATTCTTCAATATCTTCCAGCCAGTTTTTGAATTCCTCGTTGTATTGTTTTAAACCTTTTGCTCCTTTTATTTCAGCATAAAATTCTTTCAAAGGATCGAAAATTTTATTTCTGGTTTCTGTAAAGAAGAAATTGACGGCTCCTTTTGATTTACTTTCAATTTCGGACCAGTCTTCTTTTTGTTCAATAAAATTATTGACTTTCTGGAAAATGATTCGTTCCAGCTTTTCAAAGATTTTCCCAAGGTTTACCGCTTCGTGTTTCAACTGAAGATAAAGCTGTTTAGTCTTGGCATGATCTATATTCTTGGTCACAATTGAAAGGTTATTCCACTCTTCTACTTCTTTTAAAAACCATGTACAGTCAAGGGTACGAAGCACTTTTCTGATGCTGTAGTCATACTTCTCCTGATTCAGAATAGCTTCCACATGGTCGTTAGCAATAGTATCGGTATGAAAATGTAAAATCCTGTTATCCTTGAAAATAACTTCAGGGGTAATTTTTGATTTTAAAACAATTCCTTCGAGCGTTCTGCAACGGGATAAAGCTACATATACCTGACCGGCTGTAAAACTTTTCCCAGCATCAATGATTACTTTATCAAACGTAAGTCCCTGACTTTTATGAATGGTAACGGCCCAGGCCAGTTTTATCGGAAACTGTTCAAAACTGCCCAATACCTCTTCCTGGATATTTTTATCGGTATCAAGGAAATATTTTTTCTGTTCCCAGGTTTCTCTTTTAACTATAATTTCACTTTCACTTCCATCCAGAGCAACACGAATTTCATTTTCATCCAATCCAATGATCTCTCCTAGTTTCCCGTTGAAATATTTCTTTTCTCCGGAAATATCATTTCGGATAAACATGATCTGCGCTCCGATTTTCAATTCTAAAAACTGTTCGTTTGGAAACTGGTTTTCTTTAAAATCACCTACAAGTTTAGCTTCATAAATCTGAGGGTCTACCTTGATCTCCGCCAGTTTTTCCAGATTGATTTCATCAGCCATTTTATTGTGAGAGCACAGGTATACATAAGATTCTTTCCCCATGTCAAAATCAGGATCGTATCTTTCATTAAGGTGGTTAAAATCTATATTATCCACATCACCATCTCGGATAGCATTCAGAATCGACAGAAATCCCTGGTCAGACTGTCTGTAAACTTTTGTCAGTTCAATGGTAACAATCGGGATTTCCTTAATGGCATGGCTGTCAAAGAAGAAAGGTGAATTGTAATACATTTTCAGAATATGCTCATCCCTTACCACAGGCGGAAGCTGGAACAAATCTCCAATGAAGAGCATCTGCACCCCTCCGAATCTTTGATTATTTCTTCTGATAAATCTCAAAGAAAAATCCATCATATCCAGAACATCAGCTCTCAACATTGAGACCTCATCAATGATAATGATCTCAACTTCTCTCAGAAGTTTAAGTTTATCTTTACGGTATTTGAAATGGGGCATCAGATCGGCAATATTATTCGCCAAACTGGTGTCTATTCTTTCTGTCGTAGGAAGAAAAGTTCTCAACGGCAGCCCAAACATGGAATGAATTGTAACGCCTCCCGCATTGATTGCAGCAATTCCCGTGGGTGCTACTACAATATGCTTTTTCTTTGTACGTCTTACAAAATCATTGAGAAATGTCGTTTTACCTGTTCCGGCTTTCCCGGTCAGAAAAACACTTCTGTTCGTATATTCTATTAAGTCAAAAAAATGATTGTTCATCGTTGTCAAAAATACGGAAATGAATTTGAATTTCTTACCTTGGCATAAGTTTTGAAAATTCTTAAAAAGAAAAAAGTTTATTGTGAAAAAAATATTCTTCTATTTCCCTGTGATAGTATTAAGTACTACATTAACTATGGTTTCCTGTAATACTTCAAAAAACACCAATATCAATCTTCCTGTAGATATCGCAGACAGACCTGCTGATGAAGACAGCCAGAAGTATGAGCAGGCACAGCTGGATAAATTAAAAGCCTCTATTGAGTCTGAAGTGTCCGGAGAAAAATGTACGGATGCCAGTGAATGGGCGTTTGCGCCCATGGGAGCAAAATCCTGTGGCGGACCTCAGCAATATATTGCTTATCCAAAGAAAATAGAAGCTACTTTCTTACAGAGAGTGAATGATTACACGGAAAAAGTAAAAACTTTTAATGAAAAATATAATATCATGTCGGACTGTGTAGCCATCACACCTCCTACCTCTTTGAAATGTATTCATGGAAAAATCAGACTGATCACGCCTGACAATAACTAACAATAAAACAAAGGTTCTATATCAAATCGAAAAAGCTCTGTCGCAGGACAGAGCTTTTATATTTACAAGATCAATTGAAAATTAAAATTGATGATCTTTAACGTTTTCCTTATACCATGAAGAGTATTTGACATAATTATTTGCAATTCTGTCTACTTCACCTTCCAGTAACTGAGCATTGATATCTTTGATTTTTTTCGCTGGAACTCCACCCCATACTTCTCCGGATTTGATATGAGTACCCTGGGTTACTACAGAACCTGCTCCTACAATAGAATTTTCTTCCACCAAACAGTCATCCATTACAATAGCTCCCATCCCGATCAGAACATTATCTTTAATAGTGCATCCATGAACAATTGCGTTATGCCCGATAGAAACATTATTTCCGATATTCAGAGGACTTTTCTGATAGGTACAATGCAGCATTGCATTATCCTGAACATTTACCTTGTCGCCCATTTTAATATAATGAACATCGCCTCTGATCACAGCATTATACCAAACGCTGCAGTCTCTTCCCATCGTAACATCACCAATAATAGTAGCGGTTTCTGCTAAAAAAGTGTTCTCTCCGATCTGTGGTGCTTTTCCTAAAAGTTCTTTTATAAGTGCCATAATATTAATTTGAAAATTTGAAAATATGCCCAATTGAAAATAGTTATCTTCTGCCTTATAATTTGTGGTATCTAACTTCTAAATTACAGCGATAGCAAAAATCTAACTCTCAATTCTCAGCTTCTAACTTCTAATGCGTATTTTTGTATCTCAAATTTAACGAAAAAATGCGTACCGTACTTATAGAACCTACCGAAAACCCGAAAGTAATGAAATTTGTTGCAGATTACAATCTCATTCCTGGGTCTTTAGAGTTGGACAGAAATTCAGATATATCAGAAATTCCTTTGGCACAGGAGCTTTTCAATTATCCGTTTGTGGAAAGAATTTTCATTACGGCTAATTTTGTAGCTGTGGCAAAACAGGATACCATAGAATGGGAACATGTAGCTGAAAGTCTGAAAAACGTGATTGAGGATGAATTATTGGCTAACCCAAGAATTTATCTTCAGAAGAAAAAAGAAATGTATCAGATCTATGCTGAAATGACTCCGAATCCTAATGTAATGAAATTTGTTTCAAACAAATTGCTGATGGATGGTTTTGTGGAAGTAAAATCAGTTGAAGCTGCTGAGGAAGTTCCTTTGGCACAGGCAATCTTTAAAGAATTTGAATTTACAAAAGAAGTTTTCATTTCTGATAATTTTGTAGCAGTTACCAGAGACAATTCTGTAGAATGGCACCAGGTGATGATGACTGTTCGTGCGCTTATTGCCGAGTATCTTCAAAACGGAGGTGAAATTTCTAAAATAGAACCGCAGAAACATGAAAACCCTGTTGAAAAGATCATCAACAGAGATTATACGGAAGATGAGCAGAAAATTTCTGACATTTTAAATGAATATGTAGCGCCTGCAGTAGAAAATGATGGTGGAAAAATTTCACTAATGGAATATGACCAGGAGAGTAAAACTGCAAAAATGCTTCTACAGGGAGCTTGCTCAGGCTGCCCAAGTTCTACGGCTACTTTGAAAAACGGAATTGAAAATATTTTAAAACAATTCGTTCCGGATCTGGTAGAAAAAGTAGAAGCTGTAAACGGATAATTCAGTTTTAAAATGCCTCCCCAAAAGAAAATTGTCGTTATTATTGGAAGTGCTTCGGAGAACTCCAGCAATCAGAAACTGATGGAGCAGGTACTGGAAAAGATAGAAAATACAGATTTTCTGATGTATAATAATCTTGCTGTTCTTCCTCATTTTGATACTGCAATAACGGATGAGAATATTCCGGATGAAGTTCTGAAGATCAGAGAAGTTATTAAAAATTCAGCAGGTGTAATATTTTCCACTCCGGAATATATTTTCAGTATTCCCGGCAGATTAAAAAATATGTTGGAATGGTGTGTTTCTACAACGATCTTTTCTGATAAGCCGGTTGCAGTGATTACCGCTTCAGCCAGTGGAGAAAAAGGCCATGAAGAGTTATTGATGATTTTAAAGACTCTTGGAGCAACAACAGATGATAAACATCAGGCATTAATAAAGGGGATAAAAGGCAAATTTGACAGCAATGGCTTACTGGAAAGTAATACCTTTGCTAAAGTATCAAAATTAGTAGCAGATTTTACAACGTCTGTTTCATAATTAAAAATTAGAATATTGAATAATAAAGGAATTTTACTGGTCAACCTCGGATCACCGAGATCAACCTCTGTAAACGACGTAAAGGAATATCTTGATGAATTTTTGATGGATGAAAGAGTAATCGATTACCGTTGGATCTTTCGTGCTCTTCTTGTACAGGGAATCATCCTGAAAACAAGACCTGCCAAATCTGCTGAAGCTTATAAAACGGTTTGGACAGATGAAGGTTCACCACTGATTGTCATTACTGAAAAAATTCAGAAAAAACTTCAGAAACTGGTAGATGTTCCCGTGGAAATAGGAATGAGATATGCAGAACCCAGCATTGAAACCGGTATTCAGAAACTGGTAGATCAGGGAATTACTGAGATCGTTCTTTTCCCTTTATATCCTCAATATGCCATGAGTACTACGGAAACGGTAATTGAAAAGGCAGAAGAAGTAAGAAAAAAGAAATTTCCGAAAGTAAAGATCAATTATATTCAGCCTTTTTACAACAGGGATATTTATATCAACTGTCTGGCGGAAAGTATTAAAGAGAAACTTCCTGAAAATTTTGATGCCCTGCAGTTTTCTTATCATGGAGTTCCGGAAAGACATATTTATAAGACAGATCCTACCAAGACCTGTAATCTTAATGACTGCTGTTCCAGAGACGATAATCCGAGCCATCAGTTCTGTTATCGCCATCAATGCTATAACACAACACAGCGTGTTATTGAGAAACTGAATTTACCTAAAGAAAAAACAATCGTTTCTTTCCAGTCAAGATTAGGAAAAGATAAATGGATTGAACCATATACCGACGAAACGTTGGAAACAATTGGTAAAAAAGGGATAAAAAACCTGGCCATAGTATGCCCGGCATTCGTTTCTGACTGTCTTGAAACCCTGGAAGAAATTTCTGTAGAAGGAAAAGAACAGTTTATGCACGGAGGCGGAGAAAATTTCCATTATATCCCATGTCTGAATGATGAGGACCGATGGATTGAAGTCGTAAAAATCCTTTGTGAGGAAAAACTGAATGATTTTTATTTGGTATAATTTACTTCATTCAAAATATACAAATGGCCACAAGTAATTCTTGTGGCCATTTTGCTAAATATATTAAAATTAAATTTGGTGTTTACTTTTTAATCAGGTTTCCTGCTTTCTGTCCGTTTACCATTACGATATATACTCCAGGAAGTATATTGGAAGGAAGCTGGATGTTCAGTTTATTGGCACCTTCTGTAATATCAACTTTTTCAGAAATCTCTTTCTTACCTGTAAGGCTTACCAATTCTACAATTCCTTTTCCGGCTTTACCTTCAAAATTCACAGTGAATCTGTCAGTTGCAGGATTCGGGCTGATGGTATAAGCTGAAACATTTGAAGTTGCTGCTACAAGTCCTGCCGCAGAAGTTCCGCCTCCTACACCTACTGCGTTCCATGCATTGGTAACCTGTGTCACTTCATTGCTTCCAGCTCCGTATAGATCTGCTGCTGCCTGAAGAGAATAAGTTCTTGCGTTGGCATAGTTGGATGATGAAGTCAGGTAAGTTGTTAATGTTCTGTAAGCAATAGCTCCTGCCTTATCCAGTCCGATTCCGGAGACATTATAAGCAAAACCGTTATCATTTGTACCTGAACCTCCTGTTACCAATAAATAGTACCAGAAGTTAAGGACTCCCGAATTGGTATGAACACCGCAATAATCATTGGTTGTCTGTCCCGGCACTGCACATCCTGTAGTTGTAGCATCTTTCCAGTAGGTACCTTTATAAGTATCCGGCTGGCGGTAAGCATTAGGGTTAGACATATCTCTGATGACATAATTGAAATCTTCTCCCAATGTCCAGCTTGCCTGTGTTGGTCTTGCCCAACGTTCTATTGAATTTCCGAAAATATCAGAAAAACCTTCATTTAATGCTCCCGGCTCTCTTTGATACACAAGGTTTGCCGTTTTGGAAGTCATCCCGTGGGTAATTTCATGTCCACATACATCAATAGCTGTTAATGGTTTCCCTCCGTTAGTTGTGGAGCTTCCGTCACCATAGGTCATTCTGGAGCCATCCCAAAATGCATTGAAATAATTGGTAGAATAATGAACATAAGATTTTATTGCAAAATTATTATTGTCAATACTCTTTCTTCCAAATTTTGTATATAAATAATCAACAGTCATTTCTGCTCCCCAATGGGCGTCTGTAGCATATTGATCTTTGTTGGTATTTACATTATTCCATACATTATCTGTATCTGTAAAATCTACTGCTGCAGAATAATTAGTACCTTTTTTAAGATTGTAGGTTTCTACCGCTGTACCCGCATTTCTGCCGGTCTCTCTTAA is a window from the Chryseobacterium indologenes genome containing:
- a CDS encoding iron-sulfur cluster biogenesis protein NfuA, which translates into the protein MRTVLIEPTENPKVMKFVADYNLIPGSLELDRNSDISEIPLAQELFNYPFVERIFITANFVAVAKQDTIEWEHVAESLKNVIEDELLANPRIYLQKKKEMYQIYAEMTPNPNVMKFVSNKLLMDGFVEVKSVEAAEEVPLAQAIFKEFEFTKEVFISDNFVAVTRDNSVEWHQVMMTVRALIAEYLQNGGEISKIEPQKHENPVEKIINRDYTEDEQKISDILNEYVAPAVENDGGKISLMEYDQESKTAKMLLQGACSGCPSSTATLKNGIENILKQFVPDLVEKVEAVNG
- a CDS encoding gamma carbonic anhydrase family protein gives rise to the protein MALIKELLGKAPQIGENTFLAETATIIGDVTMGRDCSVWYNAVIRGDVHYIKMGDKVNVQDNAMLHCTYQKSPLNIGNNVSIGHNAIVHGCTIKDNVLIGMGAIVMDDCLVEENSIVGAGSVVTQGTHIKSGEVWGGVPAKKIKDINAQLLEGEVDRIANNYVKYSSWYKENVKDHQF
- a CDS encoding helix-turn-helix domain-containing protein, with the protein product MNNHFFDLIEYTNRSVFLTGKAGTGKTTFLNDFVRRTKKKHIVVAPTGIAAINAGGVTIHSMFGLPLRTFLPTTERIDTSLANNIADLMPHFKYRKDKLKLLREVEIIIIDEVSMLRADVLDMMDFSLRFIRRNNQRFGGVQMLFIGDLFQLPPVVRDEHILKMYYNSPFFFDSHAIKEIPIVTIELTKVYRQSDQGFLSILNAIRDGDVDNIDFNHLNERYDPDFDMGKESYVYLCSHNKMADEINLEKLAEIKVDPQIYEAKLVGDFKENQFPNEQFLELKIGAQIMFIRNDISGEKKYFNGKLGEIIGLDENEIRVALDGSESEIIVKRETWEQKKYFLDTDKNIQEEVLGSFEQFPIKLAWAVTIHKSQGLTFDKVIIDAGKSFTAGQVYVALSRCRTLEGIVLKSKITPEVIFKDNRILHFHTDTIANDHVEAILNQEKYDYSIRKVLRTLDCTWFLKEVEEWNNLSIVTKNIDHAKTKQLYLQLKHEAVNLGKIFEKLERIIFQKVNNFIEQKEDWSEIESKSKGAVNFFFTETRNKIFDPLKEFYAEIKGAKGLKQYNEEFKNWLEDIEEYLNSLREIYLLETKLLDEKNDKEINLKIAKVPSQVLTFQLFEQGKTIGEIALERGLVKETVIGHLAKFAEQGLLDIARVITSDKIRAFEDEFYKNPHETLTEWKSALPSHFEFNEIRILINHYNYKKEKNS
- the hemH gene encoding ferrochelatase, which translates into the protein MNNKGILLVNLGSPRSTSVNDVKEYLDEFLMDERVIDYRWIFRALLVQGIILKTRPAKSAEAYKTVWTDEGSPLIVITEKIQKKLQKLVDVPVEIGMRYAEPSIETGIQKLVDQGITEIVLFPLYPQYAMSTTETVIEKAEEVRKKKFPKVKINYIQPFYNRDIYINCLAESIKEKLPENFDALQFSYHGVPERHIYKTDPTKTCNLNDCCSRDDNPSHQFCYRHQCYNTTQRVIEKLNLPKEKTIVSFQSRLGKDKWIEPYTDETLETIGKKGIKNLAIVCPAFVSDCLETLEEISVEGKEQFMHGGGENFHYIPCLNDEDRWIEVVKILCEEKLNDFYLV
- a CDS encoding NADPH-dependent FMN reductase → MPPQKKIVVIIGSASENSSNQKLMEQVLEKIENTDFLMYNNLAVLPHFDTAITDENIPDEVLKIREVIKNSAGVIFSTPEYIFSIPGRLKNMLEWCVSTTIFSDKPVAVITASASGEKGHEELLMILKTLGATTDDKHQALIKGIKGKFDSNGLLESNTFAKVSKLVADFTTSVS